From the Acinetobacter wanghuae genome, one window contains:
- the nuoF gene encoding NADH-quinone oxidoreductase subunit NuoF, translating to MNTEPKPIYGDGNPETHPLTWRLSKQANVRSADDYEALEGYAGFKKALTMPPKDVLDVIKAATVKGRGGAGFPAGIKWSLMAPNDNSGPRYLICNADEMEPGTFKDRLLMEDLPHQLIEGMLIAGYTLEATHGYIFIRGEYIEAAQYLNEALEQIRAKGYLGENILGSGWSFDLHVHTGAGRYICGEETALINSLEGRRANPRTKPPFPQVAGAWGRPTIVNNVETYNNLPAIMLRGPEWYIGLSAGKSKDPGTKIYGASGKVKFPGLWELPFGTTAREVIEEHAGGMRDGLKLKAWLPGGASTDFLAAEHIDLPMDAETIMKAGSRLGTCLLMVVDETQCMVSATRNLEEFFARESCGFCTPCRDGLPWAVKALKALENGTGKQEDIDHLQELTRKLWIGKTFCAHAPGAMEPLMGALKHFRGEFEAKVVNAAAQVSNTEQV from the coding sequence ATGAATACTGAACCAAAACCAATTTATGGCGACGGTAACCCAGAAACGCATCCACTGACTTGGCGTTTAAGTAAACAAGCCAATGTTCGCAGTGCAGATGACTATGAAGCTTTAGAAGGTTATGCGGGCTTTAAAAAAGCACTCACAATGCCGCCTAAAGATGTACTTGATGTCATTAAAGCTGCAACTGTAAAAGGTCGTGGTGGTGCAGGCTTCCCAGCAGGTATTAAATGGTCGCTCATGGCGCCAAACGACAATTCAGGTCCACGTTACCTGATTTGTAATGCCGATGAAATGGAACCGGGTACCTTTAAAGACCGTTTGTTGATGGAAGATCTTCCACATCAATTGATCGAAGGGATGTTGATTGCGGGTTATACGCTAGAAGCAACACACGGTTATATCTTTATTCGTGGCGAATACATTGAGGCCGCTCAGTACTTAAATGAAGCACTTGAGCAAATTCGTGCCAAAGGTTACTTGGGTGAAAACATCCTAGGATCTGGTTGGAGCTTCGATTTACACGTGCATACGGGTGCGGGTCGTTATATTTGTGGTGAAGAAACTGCATTGATTAACTCGCTTGAAGGTCGCCGTGCAAATCCACGTACTAAGCCGCCATTCCCGCAAGTGGCAGGTGCTTGGGGGCGTCCTACGATTGTCAACAACGTAGAAACCTACAACAACTTACCTGCAATCATGCTGCGTGGTCCTGAATGGTATATCGGTTTATCTGCGGGTAAATCGAAAGATCCAGGCACAAAAATTTACGGTGCCTCAGGTAAAGTGAAATTCCCGGGTCTTTGGGAGCTTCCATTTGGTACGACTGCACGTGAAGTGATTGAAGAACATGCTGGTGGTATGCGCGACGGTTTAAAACTGAAAGCATGGTTACCAGGTGGTGCATCAACTGACTTCTTGGCAGCAGAACATATTGATTTGCCAATGGATGCTGAAACCATCATGAAAGCAGGTTCACGTTTAGGGACATGTTTGCTCATGGTGGTGGATGAAACCCAATGTATGGTGTCTGCAACACGTAACTTAGAAGAATTCTTTGCACGTGAATCATGTGGCTTCTGTACCCCTTGCCGTGATGGTTTACCTTGGGCGGTGAAAGCGCTGAAAGCATTGGAAAATGGTACAGGTAAACAGGAAGATATCGATCACTTACAAGAACTAACTCGTAAGTTGTGGATTGGTAAGACTTTCTGTGCCCATGCGCCGGGTGCAATGGAACCGCTTATGGGCGCTCTCAAACATTTCCGTGGCGAATTTGAAGCGAAAGTCGTAAATGCGGCCGCTCAAGTTAGCAACACCGAACAAGTTTAA
- the nuoE gene encoding NADH-quinone oxidoreductase subunit NuoE → MMILTDKKPRVNVEGILTAEEIHDIEHHIGHYPYPRAACLDALKCVQRRNGWVDDAQMNAIAQMLSMSVADLEGVATFYNRIYRQPVGRHVILLCDSIACFLMGAETLAEAFQRELGISFGQTTADGRFTLLPICCLGNCDKGPTLMIDEDTHGLVEVTSIKQLLEKYV, encoded by the coding sequence ATGATGATTTTGACTGATAAAAAACCACGTGTGAATGTTGAAGGGATTTTGACTGCGGAAGAAATTCACGATATCGAACATCACATTGGTCATTACCCATACCCACGTGCGGCATGTTTAGATGCACTTAAATGTGTACAACGCCGTAATGGTTGGGTCGATGACGCACAAATGAATGCCATCGCGCAAATGCTTTCAATGAGCGTTGCCGATTTGGAAGGCGTGGCGACATTCTATAACCGTATTTACCGTCAACCTGTTGGTCGTCACGTGATTTTATTATGTGATTCGATTGCGTGTTTCTTGATGGGTGCGGAAACTTTGGCAGAAGCATTCCAACGTGAACTCGGTATCTCGTTTGGTCAAACCACCGCTGATGGTCGTTTTACTTTACTTCCGATTTGCTGTTTAGGTAACTGTGACAAAGGTCCAACCTTAATGATTGATGAAGATACGCACGGTCTGGTTGAAGTGACTTCAATTAAACAGTTATTGGAGAAGTATGTATGA
- the nuoC gene encoding NADH-quinone oxidoreductase subunit C/D, with translation MAETDIAMPESTPVDSRPAFAIVEELKTKFGENFYVQKTFEDFPTVWVERARVQDVLMFLRTVSRPYVMLFDLSAVDERLRTHRDGLPASDFTVFYHLLSLERNTDIRIKVALAESDLNLPTATNIWPNANWYEREAYDMFGINFEGHPMLRRILLPTYWEGHPLRKEYSARATEYTPYMQNQAKQDYEQEHLRFVPEDWGMKRGNKDEDFMFLNLGPNHPSAHGAFRVILQLDGEEVKDCVPDIGYHHRGVEKMAERQTWHSFIPYTDRVDYLGGCAQNMPYVLGVEQMAGITVPDRAQCIRVMMSELFRINNHLLFIGTAIQDAGGMTPVFYMFADRQKIYDAIEAITGYRMHPAWFRIGGTAHDLPNNWQHLIREILDWMPKRLKEYHTAALKNSVFIGRTRNVAQYDAKSALAWGVTGTGLRATGIDFDVRKYRPYSGYENYDFEVPLEYEGDAYARVMVHYREIEESLKIIKQCLDNMPSGAYKADHPLAVPPPKDKTLQDIETLITHFLSVSWGPVMPAGEASVMAEVVKGASNYYLTSDKSTMSYRTRIRTPTFTHLQQMPSVINGSLMSDLIIYLATIDVVMADVDR, from the coding sequence TCTTAATGTTCTTGCGTACTGTATCGCGTCCTTACGTGATGCTATTCGATTTGTCAGCGGTAGATGAGCGTCTACGTACGCACCGTGATGGATTGCCTGCATCTGACTTCACAGTGTTCTATCACTTGTTGTCTTTAGAGCGTAATACCGATATTCGTATTAAAGTTGCGTTAGCTGAGAGTGATCTTAATCTTCCAACAGCAACCAACATTTGGCCAAATGCCAACTGGTACGAACGTGAAGCTTACGATATGTTCGGCATCAATTTCGAAGGGCATCCAATGCTCCGTCGTATTTTGTTGCCAACCTATTGGGAAGGTCATCCACTTCGTAAAGAATATTCTGCACGTGCGACTGAATATACGCCGTACATGCAAAACCAAGCGAAACAAGATTACGAGCAAGAGCATCTTCGCTTCGTACCTGAAGATTGGGGTATGAAACGCGGTAATAAAGATGAAGACTTCATGTTCCTAAACTTGGGTCCGAACCATCCATCTGCGCACGGTGCCTTCCGTGTCATTCTGCAGTTGGACGGTGAAGAAGTGAAAGACTGTGTGCCTGACATCGGTTATCACCACCGTGGTGTGGAAAAGATGGCTGAACGTCAAACTTGGCATTCATTCATTCCGTATACAGACCGTGTCGACTACTTAGGTGGTTGTGCGCAAAACATGCCTTACGTGTTAGGTGTTGAGCAAATGGCAGGGATTACTGTTCCTGACCGTGCACAATGTATTCGCGTGATGATGTCTGAATTGTTCCGTATCAATAACCACTTATTGTTCATTGGTACTGCAATTCAAGATGCCGGCGGTATGACACCTGTGTTCTACATGTTCGCCGATCGTCAAAAAATCTATGACGCGATTGAAGCGATCACCGGTTACCGTATGCACCCAGCATGGTTCCGTATCGGTGGTACAGCACACGACCTTCCAAACAACTGGCAACATTTAATCCGTGAAATCTTGGATTGGATGCCTAAACGTTTGAAGGAATACCATACTGCAGCGCTGAAAAACTCTGTATTTATTGGTCGTACCCGTAATGTTGCGCAATACGATGCAAAATCAGCATTGGCTTGGGGTGTGACAGGTACAGGTCTGCGTGCGACAGGTATCGATTTTGACGTACGTAAGTACCGTCCATACAGTGGCTACGAAAACTATGATTTCGAAGTACCACTTGAGTATGAAGGCGATGCATATGCACGTGTCATGGTTCACTACCGTGAAATCGAAGAATCGCTGAAAATCATCAAGCAATGTTTAGATAACATGCCGTCTGGTGCATATAAAGCAGATCATCCACTGGCTGTTCCACCACCAAAAGACAAGACACTACAAGATATTGAAACCTTGATTACGCACTTCTTAAGCGTATCTTGGGGTCCTGTCATGCCAGCAGGTGAAGCATCTGTGATGGCGGAAGTGGTGAAAGGTGCGTCGAACTACTACTTGACTTCAGACAAGTCAACGATGAGTTACCGTACTCGTATTCGTACACCAACCTTCACGCATTTACAGCAAATGCCTTCTGTGATTAACGGCAGCTTAATGTCTGACTTAATCATTTATTTAGCGACCATTGACGTCGTAATGGCTGACGTGGATCGCTAA